From the Macaca nemestrina isolate mMacNem1 chromosome 7, mMacNem.hap1, whole genome shotgun sequence genome, one window contains:
- the LOC105477940 gene encoding D-aminoacyl-tRNA deacylase 2 yields MAETSRMLQARALLQQCLHARLQIRPAEGDAAAQWVEVQRGLVIYVCFFKGADKEILPKMVNTLLNVKLSETENGKHVSILDLPGNILIIPQATLGGRLKGRNMQYHSNSGKEEGLELYSQFVTLCEKEVAANSKCAEAGVVVEHGTYGNRQVLKLDTNGPFTHLIEF; encoded by the exons ATGGCTGAGACTAGCCGGATGCTTCAGGCCCGGGCGCTCCTGCAGCAGTGCCTGCACGCCCGGCTGCAAATTCGCCCAGCCGAAGGGGACGCCGCGGCCCAGTGGGTAGAG GTCCAAAGAGGATTGGTGATCTACGTGTGCTTTTTCAAGGGAGCTGATAAAGAAATTCTTCCCAAAATGG TTAATACACTGTTAAATGTGAAATTAAGTGAGACAGAAAATGGCAAGCATGTCTCTATATTGGATCTACCCGGCAACATTCTTATTATCCCTCAAGCTACCCTTGGAGGAAGACTAAAAGGAAGAAACATGCAATATCACTCTAACTCTGGAAAAGAAGAAGGGTTGGAACTTTACTCTCAATTTGTGACGCTATGTGAAAAAGAAGTAGCTGCTAATagcaagtgtgctgaagctgggGTTGTAGTGGAACATGGCACTTACGGGAACAGGCAGGTGTTAAAGCTGGACACCAACGGACCATTCACACACTTAATTgagttttga